A DNA window from Flavisolibacter ginsenosidimutans contains the following coding sequences:
- a CDS encoding alpha/beta hydrolase, with protein MKLSFSLVALLVGCVAFSQGLVEKKDVVYGKAPDWHNRPVDLRLDLFYPTTRKNLPLIVFLHGGGFIEGWSKSAPAPFCKRLAESGFVVANVDYRAGFNPSPDSFRLSVASAVYRAQQDQKAALHYLIHHAADYPINTAEVFLAGESAGGVTSLFSAYVSQGEWDQLAPPLHSFLGSIDSAGNELHGPFLVKGVISLWGGIADTSLITKAEAQGMPVLLFHSEDDELVPFERSAHSVAENQLLQGSRDIANRFKNNNACYQLYFIKGAAHAYGFSPDYLISAIRTFVAAVGAGKCSSTETENKGNTNVSIVDADADSQILKEKILILNPNVLEQYAGEYKGGGGVITIRVDGYHLTVERPGEAAHELYPVKPDVFVDKKLHVQTTFTRDAQGAIIEYQVLATRNRISRYQKIK; from the coding sequence ATGAAACTTTCTTTTAGTTTGGTCGCTCTTTTGGTTGGTTGCGTTGCTTTTTCCCAAGGGCTTGTCGAGAAAAAAGATGTGGTTTATGGCAAAGCCCCGGATTGGCATAACCGCCCGGTAGATTTAAGGTTAGACCTTTTTTATCCAACCACACGAAAAAACTTGCCACTAATTGTTTTTTTGCACGGCGGTGGTTTTATAGAGGGCTGGAGCAAATCCGCTCCCGCACCGTTTTGTAAACGACTGGCCGAAAGCGGATTTGTCGTGGCTAACGTAGATTACCGGGCCGGTTTTAACCCCTCGCCCGACAGTTTTCGCCTCAGTGTGGCAAGCGCCGTTTACCGTGCGCAGCAAGACCAAAAAGCTGCCCTTCATTACCTCATTCATCACGCAGCCGACTATCCCATCAACACGGCTGAAGTATTTTTAGCGGGCGAAAGCGCCGGTGGTGTCACCTCGCTTTTTTCTGCTTACGTATCGCAAGGGGAGTGGGACCAACTGGCGCCACCGCTGCATTCCTTTTTAGGCAGCATTGACAGTGCGGGAAATGAGTTGCATGGTCCATTTCTCGTAAAAGGGGTGATCAGTTTATGGGGCGGCATTGCCGATACATCTCTAATCACGAAGGCGGAGGCGCAAGGGATGCCCGTCTTGCTCTTTCACAGCGAAGACGATGAGTTGGTACCCTTTGAACGCAGCGCACATTCCGTAGCGGAAAACCAATTGCTGCAGGGTTCACGCGATATAGCCAATCGCTTTAAAAACAACAACGCTTGTTATCAGCTTTACTTTATCAAGGGCGCCGCGCATGCGTATGGCTTTTCGCCCGACTACCTGATAAGCGCCATCCGCACGTTTGTAGCGGCTGTTGGGGCGGGTAAATGCAGCAGCACCGAAACGGAAAACAAAGGCAATACAAATGTAAGCATCGTTGATGCCGATGCGGATTCACAGATTCTAAAAGAGAAAATACTTATCCTGAATCCAAACGTATTAGAGCAATACGCTGGTGAGTACAAAGGCGGTGGCGGGGTGATAACCATCCGTGTGGACGGCTATCATTTAACGGTTGAAAGGCCCGGAGAAGCCGCCCACGAACTTTATCCGGTCAAACCGGACGTGTTTGTGGACAAAAAATTGCACGTTCAAACAACCTTTACGAGAGATGCGCAAGGGGCCATAATCGAGTATCAAGTATTAGCCACCCGCAATAGAATAAGTCGTTACCAGAAAATAAAATGA
- a CDS encoding type I restriction-modification system subunit M, whose amino-acid sequence MSEDQKKQLEQQLWNIANTLRGKMNADEFRDYILGFIFYKYLSERMNLYADEILKEDGITYQSLDENTEDGKAILEAIKEQALIKLGYFLKPSELFSKIAERGSAAVETSVNGKKVSEEEVKSSFILEDLARILSAIEQSTMGTESEDDFDHLFEDLDLTSTKLGRTESAKNEVIAKVLGHLNNIDFGLQNSELDILGDAYEYLIGKFASGAGKKAGEFYTPQEVSTVLAKLVTTGKTKLRSVYDPTCGSGSLLLRVAREVKEVGAFYGQELNRTTYNLARMNMILHGVHYRQFDIKQEDTLERPQHGDKKFEAIVANPPFSAHWNASAIHLTDDRFSQYGKLAPRTTADFAFIQHMVHHLADNGIMAVVAPHGVLFRGGAEAHIRQYLVKDKNYLDVVIGLPPNIFYGTGIPTSILVFKKCKEQPDCTRR is encoded by the coding sequence ATGTCAGAAGACCAAAAGAAACAACTGGAGCAACAGCTCTGGAACATTGCCAATACGCTGCGGGGAAAAATGAACGCAGACGAATTTCGTGACTACATCCTCGGCTTCATATTTTATAAATACCTCTCGGAACGTATGAACCTTTATGCCGATGAAATTTTAAAAGAAGACGGCATCACCTACCAAAGCCTTGACGAAAACACCGAAGACGGCAAAGCCATTTTGGAGGCCATCAAGGAACAAGCCCTCATCAAGCTTGGTTATTTTCTAAAACCGTCCGAACTGTTTTCCAAAATTGCCGAGCGGGGAAGTGCGGCAGTAGAAACATCAGTCAACGGAAAAAAAGTCAGTGAGGAAGAAGTAAAAAGCAGCTTCATTCTCGAAGACCTGGCCCGCATTCTTTCGGCCATTGAGCAAAGCACGATGGGCACCGAAAGTGAAGACGATTTTGACCACCTTTTTGAAGACCTCGACCTCACTTCCACAAAGCTTGGCCGCACCGAAAGCGCAAAGAACGAAGTCATTGCCAAAGTGCTCGGCCACTTGAACAACATTGACTTCGGCCTGCAAAATTCTGAGCTTGATATTTTGGGCGACGCCTACGAATACCTCATTGGAAAATTTGCTTCCGGCGCCGGTAAAAAGGCCGGCGAGTTTTATACGCCGCAGGAAGTAAGCACCGTGCTGGCTAAGCTGGTGACTACCGGCAAAACAAAGCTGCGCTCCGTGTACGACCCTACCTGCGGTTCCGGCTCTTTGCTGCTTCGGGTGGCAAGAGAAGTAAAAGAAGTAGGTGCGTTTTACGGGCAGGAACTGAACCGCACCACCTACAACCTGGCCCGCATGAACATGATCCTCCACGGCGTGCATTACCGGCAGTTCGACATCAAGCAGGAAGACACCCTGGAGCGTCCGCAGCACGGCGACAAAAAGTTTGAAGCCATCGTGGCCAATCCGCCTTTCTCGGCGCATTGGAACGCCAGCGCCATTCACCTCACCGACGACCGCTTTAGCCAGTACGGAAAGCTGGCGCCACGCACCACGGCCGATTTTGCTTTTATCCAACACATGGTGCACCACCTGGCCGACAACGGCATCATGGCCGTGGTAGCGCCGCACGGTGTGCTCTTTCGTGGCGGTGCCGAAGCACACATACGGCAATACTTAGTGAAGGACAAAAACTATTTGGATGTGGTGATTGGCCTGCCACCGAACATCTTTTACGGCACCGGTATTCCCACCTCTATTTTGGTGTTTAAAAAATGCAAGGAGCAGCCTGATTGTACACGCCGATGA